The Colias croceus chromosome 3, ilColCroc2.1 genome includes a region encoding these proteins:
- the LOC123706375 gene encoding uncharacterized protein LOC123706375 produces the protein MGVCELDKEVSGEILGWKLPAWQALLLHRVFPSCGGLVNYLFIICFDFALVYEHYQNKSNVLAVFCLIIIFLPAVISLVFTLASPPPTLLPEDHTFHVKITSSDVRWIFMQLGNAIFFPIATIGRYSYLIFWWTEAVFAAHSHDEQRTQVALTEARAPSSVELYLFLQAFVHSAPLAVINLLDMMSNYNNPTYDKMLLQAVSLVASSLRMASTATLYRRFEREKICGRRYPWNIKFDDQIESIHKKEINSSIDDEPVYEPIIQRREQLSSNTQSDTINEKVNSDFIQFSPRHSLRISSFYDDDCDCDSDTSSDYVPPTNKQEATDSDDEYVRPISIIDKVAPRRRDTYNIEQVNVTPPPLTYAPRPGSLAVWAEKLVENAESIPAWLSAPPRRKHVEVIQDEPELPRRVPRSRVRGLEPQDVSAAFIHFLGWYGFFVARLLSLAAFINFSPFFSIIVLFIHYQIMLLLLIVPQAPTVRRAFYIFLAFIYLFCLMEFKIRFRHVRVWHIFWFLVCSAEIVIFISLWSTIDNPLHNWWNYFIVTVTITSMLLSYMLFLIYFLILQPRETVVHVDSIKSKSFKVNRHTI, from the exons ATGGGAGTTTGTGAATTGGATAAAGAAGTGTCTGGTGAAATTTTGGGATGGAAGCTTCCAGCTTGGCAAGCGTTGTTATTACATCGTGTTTTCCCCTCTTGCGGGGGATTAGTAAATTATCTCTTCATCATTTGTTTTGATTTCGCATTGGTGTATGAACATTATCAGAATAAAAGTAATGT GTTAGCCGTATTCtgcttgataataatattcttaCCAGCTGTAATATCTCTTGTTTTTACCCTGGCGTCTCCACCACCTACATTGCTACCAGAAGATCATACATTTCATGTGAAAATAACATCATCTGACGTCAGATGGATTTTTATGCAACTTGGGAATGCTATTTTCTTTCCCATTGCTACCATTGGCag GTACAGTTACCTTATATTCTGGTGGACTGAAGCTGTGTTTGCAGCTCATTCACATGATGAACAAAGAACGCAGGTTGCTCTTACCGAAGCGCGCGCCCCTTCTTCGGTAGagctatatttatttctacagGCGTTCGTACATTCTGCACCACTCGCAGTCATAAACTTATTAGATATGATGtccaattataataatcctACTTACGATAAGA tgcTCCTTCAAGCGGTCAGTTTGGTTGCATCTTCGTTGCGAATGGCGAGTACTGCTACTCTATATAGAAGATTCGAAAGAGAAAAGATATGCGGCCGTAGATATCCGTGGAACATTAAATTCGACGATCAGATAGAAagtatacataaaaaagaaataaatagtaGCATCGACGACGAGCCCGTATACGAACCTATTATTCAAAGAAGAGAACAACTATCATCAAACACGCAATCGGATACCATAAACGAAAAAGTTAATagtgattttatacaattttctcCGCGTCATTCGTTGAGGATCTCATCGTTTTACGACGACGATTGCGATTGTGACAGTGATACAAGTTCAGATTACGTGCCACCGACAAATAAACAGGAAGCGACGGATAGCGATGACGAGTACGTCAGACCAATATCGATCATAGATAAAGTGGCACCTCGCAGACGAGACACATATAACATAGAACAGGTGAACGTGACCCCTCCGCCGCTGACGTATGCTCCGAGGCCAGGTTCTTTGGCGGTTTGGGCCGAGAAATTGGTTGAGAACGCGGAGTCGATCCCGGCGTGGCTGTCGGCGCCGCCGCGTAGGAAGCACGTGGAAGTGATCCAGGACGAGCCCGAGCTGCCGCGTCGTGTGCCGCGCTCGCGAGTCCGCGGTCTCGAGCCGCAAGACGTCTCGGCTgctttcatacatttcctgGGCTGGTACGGATTCTTTGTCGCGCGATTGCTCTCTCTAGCCgcatttattaacttttcaccttttttctcaataatagttttatttatacattaccaaataatgttacttttattaatagtGCCGCAAGCTCCCACCGTTAGGCGGGCGTTTTATATATTCCTGGCgttcatttatttgttttgtttgatgGAGTTCAAAATTCGTTTCCGTCACGTTCGCGTGTGGCACATTTTTTGGTTTCTCGTTTGCAGCGCCGAGATtgtgatatttatttctttgtggTCCACTATTGATAATCCATTACACAATTGGTGGAACTACTTTATTGTTACCGTCACTATTACCAGCATGTTACTTAGTTATATGTTgtttctaatatattttttaatacttcaGCCTAGGGAGACCGTTGTACATGTAGATAGTATCAAAAGTAAATCTTTCAAAGTTAACAGACACACCATATAG
- the LOC123706155 gene encoding uncharacterized protein LOC123706155: MLKILRRNVKTLFKYQSVVESKRPFYCGVCLNNPRNPPNKPSPGIASKYQILSESNSPVIEHTADENYTMENNYPILSDEFDGINLERGKNGVFDIEDLVELLQRENSKDIFVATVPKEINYVEYICVVSARSKRHIQALAEFVRKVYKRKCNKSDHIPRLEGKNSYEWIALDLGNIALHIFSDKVRQVYDLETLWSVGGEFDKQINKSSDVVDILENYSSYLKDLKPLA; the protein is encoded by the exons atgttgaaaatattaaggaGAAAcgtaaaaactttatttaaatatcaaagtGTTGTTGAATCAAAAAGACCATTTTACTGTGgggtttgtttaaataatccTAGAAACCCTCCAAATAAGCCTTCACCGGGTATAGCTAGTAAATATCAAATTCTATCAGAATCTAACTCGCCTGTTATTGAACATACAGCAGATGAAAACTATACTATGGAAAATAATTATCCAATCCTTAGTGACGAGTTTGATGGCATAAATTTAGAAC GAGGCAAAAATGGTGTATTTGACATTGAGGACTTAGTGGAACTACTGCAAAGAGAAAACTCAAAAGATATATTTGTTGCTACTGTGCCAAAAGAAATAAACTATGTAGAATATATCTGTGTTGTTAGTGCCAGAAGTAAGAGACATATTCAGGCATTAGCTGAATTCGTAAGGAAGGTTTATAagagaaaatgtaataaatctgATCACATACCTAGACTAGAAGGTAAAAATTCTTATGAATGGATTGCTTTAGACTtag GTAATATAGCACTACACATTTTCTCAGACAAAGTAAGACAGGTGTATGATCTGGAGACACTATGGTCAGTTGGGGGAGAGTTTGATAAACAGATCAACAAAAGCAGCGATGTTGTTGACATATTAGAAAATTACAGCTCATATTTGAAGGACCTGAAACCATTGGcttaa
- the LOC123706154 gene encoding cyclin-Y-like protein 1 has translation MGNQNSCCCYRSPSPIRKDIVKLEDYLPEGEVSSNNIQHISEREPDDGDIDPSQDPIAGTIFMERSKASIENGITRKRSQHQIAENKMKKSSSCSTIYLDDSTVSQPNLKNTVKCVALAIYYHIKNRTSERRLDIFDEKLHPLSKDGVSDDYDKYNPEHKQIYKFVRTLFNAAQLTAECAIITLVYLERLLICAELDIAPSNWKRIVLGAILLASKVWDDQAVWNVDYCQILKDITVEDMNELERQFLEMLQFNINVPSSVYAKYYFDLRTLAEANDLAFPSEPLSKERAQKLEAMSRVMEDKIAAEVVKNGIKKWSSLDNVNSGAGVRRSVAILS, from the coding sequence ATGGGTAACCAAAATAGTTGTTGTTGCTATCGTAGTCCATCACCTATAAGGAAGGATATTGTAAAACTAGAAGATTATCTTCCCGAAGGAGAAGTTAGCTCTAATAATATACAGCACATCAGCGAGCGAGAACCTGACGATGGTGACATTGATCCTTCTCAAGATCCTATTGCTGGGACCATTTTCATGGAAAGGTCGAAGGCTTCGATCGAAAATGGTATCACAAGAAAACGAAGTCAACACCAAATAGccgaaaataaaatgaaaaaaagcaGTTCCTGTTCTACTATATATTTAGATGATAGTACTGTATCTCAACCtaacttaaaaaatactgTAAAGTGTGTGGCACTCGCTATCTACTACCACATAAAGAATCGAACTTCTGAACGTAGATTAGACATATTTGATGAAAAATTACATCCTTTAAGTAAAGATGGGGTGAGTGATGATTATGATAAGTATAATCCTGAACATAAGCAAATATACAAGTTTGTTCGAACACTGTTTAATGCTGCCCAATTAACAGCTGAGTGTGCTATTATTACTCTAGTGTATTTGGAAAGACTTCTCATTTGTGCAGAGTTAGATATTGCCCCATCCAATTGGAAAAGGATAGTATTGGGAGCAATATTACTTGCAAGTAAAGTATGGGATGATCAAGCAGTGTGGAATGTAGATTACTGccaaattttaaaagatatcACAGTGGAAGATATGAATGAATTAGAGAGGCAATTTTTAGAAATGTTACAGTTTAACATAAATGTACCGTCAAGTGTATATGCAAAGTATTATTTTGATCTGCGCACACTAGCAGAAGCTAATGACTTAGCTTTTCCTAGTGAGCCATTGAGTAAGGAAAGAGCACAAAAGTTAGAAGCAATGTCTAGAGTTATGGAAGATAAGATTGCAGCCGAGGTTGTTAAAAACGGTATAAAGAAGTGGTCTAGTTTAGACAATGTTAATTCTGGTGCTGGAGTCAGACGCAGTGTTGCCATACTGTcataa